One Vibrio penaeicida DNA segment encodes these proteins:
- a CDS encoding lytic polysaccharide monooxygenase, which translates to MNKLAICSVALAGLSQVLVPNLANAHGWVEFPSARQNTCYLDGGFWVDAIPNQACQAAFDVSGAFPFVQRNEIAANVANYGDMAHVKAVIQDGSLCSAGANSKAGLDVASPHWQKTSVQLDANNEFELVFYADTPHDPSYWQVYLSNASYTGDAPLTWSDLDMLVRNDNVVLGPDRRYRLTVKIPEGRTGDAVLYTRWQRKDPGGEGFYNCSDIRLNGGGTNPDPGPVDPTPPTRNLTELGYFVAPDFGPVEVGDTARFRTFSPTGQEIHDIQLPITANNQSNWAGLIAAQINDQNKGKWFIGIWHSEMNHYMYDSSNVLANKVHAPNAEPSYQLSLIKAVDPTPPTPPANDAWVATKAYEKGAVVSHAGRSWTAQWWTKGEEPGTTGKWGVWR; encoded by the coding sequence ATGAATAAACTGGCTATTTGTTCTGTCGCACTGGCAGGATTATCGCAGGTTTTGGTGCCTAACCTTGCCAACGCGCATGGGTGGGTTGAGTTCCCGAGTGCGAGACAAAACACATGTTATTTAGATGGTGGTTTTTGGGTTGATGCGATTCCTAACCAAGCGTGTCAGGCGGCATTCGATGTTTCGGGTGCCTTTCCTTTCGTACAAAGAAACGAAATTGCTGCGAATGTTGCCAATTACGGAGACATGGCACATGTCAAAGCGGTAATCCAAGATGGTAGCTTATGTTCGGCAGGTGCAAACTCGAAAGCTGGCCTAGATGTGGCGTCACCGCATTGGCAAAAAACGTCTGTCCAACTTGACGCGAACAATGAGTTTGAACTGGTCTTTTATGCCGACACACCTCATGATCCATCGTATTGGCAGGTCTATCTATCCAACGCTTCATACACTGGGGATGCGCCGTTAACTTGGTCTGATCTTGATATGCTGGTCAGGAACGATAACGTTGTGCTCGGACCCGATAGAAGGTATCGACTCACAGTGAAAATTCCAGAAGGAAGAACTGGCGATGCCGTACTTTACACACGCTGGCAACGTAAAGACCCAGGCGGTGAGGGCTTTTACAACTGTAGTGATATCCGTTTGAATGGCGGTGGTACTAACCCAGATCCAGGCCCAGTTGATCCAACGCCTCCAACGAGAAACCTAACTGAGCTTGGCTATTTTGTAGCACCTGATTTTGGTCCTGTAGAAGTAGGGGATACCGCACGGTTCCGTACATTTAGTCCTACCGGTCAAGAGATTCACGATATTCAATTGCCCATCACAGCAAATAATCAATCGAACTGGGCTGGTTTGATTGCAGCTCAAATTAATGATCAAAACAAAGGGAAGTGGTTTATTGGTATCTGGCATTCCGAGATGAACCATTACATGTATGACAGTTCCAATGTTTTGGCGAACAAAGTTCATGCCCCTAATGCAGAGCCTTCTTATCAACTCTCACTCATTAAAGCGGTAGATCCAACGCCGCCAACTCCTCCAGCAAATGATGCGTGGGTCGCTACCAAAGCCTATGAAAAAGGCGCGGTTGTATCCCATGCTGGTCGTAGTTGGACTGCGCAATGGTGGACAAAAGGCGAAGAACCCGGCACCACAGGCAAATGGGGTGTTTGGCGTTAA
- a CDS encoding aminotransferase-like domain-containing protein — MTRYEQLAQEIKTQIESGVWRAGDKLPSVRATCKTSGFSISTVMQSYQLLESQGWVTARPQSGYYVSSRKISLSKPEPILPSTRESVNQSDNVNINDLLFDVIQQTRDNDIVPLSSAFPDPELFPFQVLTRNLASSGRKMLPQSTVTNLPPGNDALRRCIAQRYNLEGIHVVPDDIVVTSGAMEALNLSLQVLTKPGDLVAVESPTFYGALQAIERLQLKVVEIPSCPKFGINLELFEEALSTLPIKACWFMTSFQNPIGHSLPPEKKRQLIGMLAMHDVPLIEDDVYSELYFDQTKPLPAKHFDSEHRVLHCGSFSKCLAPGYRVGWVANRQYAKDLQRAQLMSTLSASIPTQMGIAEYLQSGGYDTHLRKLRRTLQQRQNAFLKGLKDWLPSEIKVTEPKGGYFIWLELPARVKAQEVYLKALQQKIGIAPGTLFSSDQHFCHHIRLNCSFDWDETTRDAIKTLSSILSDMLRENR; from the coding sequence TATGCAATCGTATCAGCTGTTGGAAAGCCAAGGGTGGGTTACGGCTCGACCACAGTCTGGATATTATGTCTCATCAAGAAAAATCTCACTAAGCAAACCTGAACCCATTCTTCCTAGCACACGAGAATCTGTAAACCAATCAGACAACGTGAACATTAACGATTTATTGTTTGATGTTATTCAACAAACACGTGATAACGACATTGTTCCGTTAAGTAGTGCGTTTCCGGACCCAGAATTGTTTCCATTTCAAGTGCTCACGAGAAACCTAGCGAGCAGTGGGCGAAAGATGCTCCCTCAGTCTACAGTCACTAATTTACCACCAGGGAACGATGCACTGAGGCGCTGTATTGCGCAGCGATATAACCTTGAAGGCATTCATGTCGTACCGGACGATATTGTGGTGACATCCGGAGCGATGGAAGCGCTGAACTTAAGTTTACAAGTTCTGACGAAACCCGGAGATTTAGTTGCGGTTGAATCGCCTACTTTTTATGGCGCGCTGCAAGCTATTGAACGGCTACAATTGAAAGTTGTCGAGATCCCCAGTTGCCCGAAGTTTGGCATTAACTTGGAATTGTTTGAAGAAGCGCTGTCTACGTTACCAATCAAAGCCTGTTGGTTTATGACTTCTTTTCAGAATCCGATTGGACATTCGTTGCCTCCAGAGAAAAAGCGCCAGTTAATCGGTATGCTGGCGATGCATGATGTTCCTCTCATTGAAGACGATGTGTATTCCGAATTGTATTTTGATCAAACCAAACCTTTGCCTGCCAAACATTTTGATTCTGAACATCGAGTCCTGCATTGCGGCTCTTTTTCCAAATGTTTAGCGCCTGGCTATCGGGTTGGATGGGTAGCCAATCGTCAGTACGCAAAGGATCTGCAACGGGCGCAGTTGATGTCGACCCTTTCGGCTAGCATTCCTACTCAAATGGGTATTGCTGAGTATCTTCAATCGGGCGGGTATGACACGCATTTAAGAAAGCTAAGAAGAACCCTGCAACAACGACAAAACGCCTTTTTAAAAGGGTTGAAAGATTGGTTACCAAGTGAGATTAAAGTAACGGAACCCAAAGGAGGGTACTTCATATGGCTAGAATTGCCTGCAAGAGTAAAGGCGCAAGAAGTCTACTTAAAAGCACTTCAACAAAAAATTGGAATAGCTCCCGGAACCCTTTTTAGCTCTGACCAACACTTTTGTCATCATATTCGTTTGAACTGCTCTTTCGACTGGGACGAGACAACACGGGATGCAATAAAAACCCTCTCCTCGATCCTTTCAGATATGCTGCGTGAAAACAGATAA